In one window of Brassica rapa cultivar Chiifu-401-42 chromosome A07, CAAS_Brap_v3.01, whole genome shotgun sequence DNA:
- the LOC103832052 gene encoding uncharacterized protein LOC103832052: protein MASNLQKWRNLSSRIDLISRRDALSTRRLLHEGPDTMEELLDRHLAKKEKPPLINDDEAEYLNRRRLTSTRREALSLYRDILRATRFYTWTDSRGVLWRDVLRENARKEFEAARFETDPEIVTRLLIGGSDAVSSALDKLAEKQKEMIERKTRGEQP, encoded by the coding sequence ATGGCTTCGAATCTTCAGAAATGGCGAAACCTGTCAAGTCGTATAGATCTGATCTCTCGGAGAGACGCTCTATCGACGAGACGGCTCCTCCACGAAGGTCCCGACACCATGGAGGAGCTCCTCGATAGACACCTCGCGAAGAAAGAGAAACCACCGCTGATCAACGACGACGAAGCCGAGTATCTGAACAGGCGGCGTCTGACGAGCACGCGCCGCGAGGCGCTGAGTTTGTACCGGGACATATTGCGCGCGACTCGGTTCTACACGTGGACGGATTCGAGGGGGGTCCTGTGGAGAGACGTGCTGAGAGAGAACGCTAGGAAGGAGTTCGAGGCGGCGCGATTCGAGACGGATCCGGAGATTGTCACGAGGTTGCTGATCGGTGGAAGCGACGCCGTTTCGTCTGCTTTGGATAAGCTCGCGGAGAAGCAAAAGGAGATGATTGAGAGAAAAACACGTGGCGAACAACCGTGA
- the LOC103832053 gene encoding uncharacterized protein At1g76070: MDSKHQTSTSKPKNKNKLLKMLPKAMSFGHRVPPFSPGRDLHHHHNTTSSSSNKAYFSGPMVPLVPKAARVRRNKSDAVWSEPTSPKVSCIGQIKRVKSKRSSSPKKNMIPKIPKTSSSSLTKGDEKGRVSMIKRLFSFSSAAGSGNSSRKSRPTAATEHPVTVVSSAAVPSLGQMKKFASTREGLGGFDWAVEMKREEESPADRGYYSDDERRGGFLRDDDEEEEEDDIIIPFSAPLMSLKPKTEVNLWKRRTMDPPKPLHLQT; the protein is encoded by the coding sequence ATGGACAGTAAACACCAAACTTCAACTTCGAAACCAAAGAACAAGAACAAGCTCTTGAAGATGCTTCCTAAAGCTATGTCGTTCGGACATCGCGTTCCACCGTTTAGTCCCGGAAGagatctccaccaccaccataacACGACGTCGTCTTCTTCAAACAAAGCGTATTTCTCCGGTCCTATGGTCCCTTTGGTTCCCAAAGCAGCTCGTGTCCGGAGAAACAAAAGCGACGCCGTCTGGAGCGAACCCACTTCGCCTAAAGTCTCTTGCATCGGACAGATCAAGCGCGTCAAGTCAAAACGCTCCTCCTCCCCTAAGAAAAACATGATTCCCAAGATCCCCAAAACGTCGTCGTCTTCTCTAACCAAAGGAGATGAAAAAGGTCGTGTTTCGATGATCAAGCGCCTCTTCTCGTTCTCCTCGGCGGCTGGAAGTGGAAACTCATCAAGAAAATCACGTCCCACCGCGGCCACTGAACATCCGGTCACGGTGGTTTCATCCGCGGCGGTGCCGTCGTTAGGTCAGATGAAGAAGTTTGCGAGCACTCGTGAAGGTTTAGGAGGTTTTGATTGGGCGGTTGAGATGAAACGTGAAGAGGAATCTCCGGCTGATCGCGGTTACTATTCAGACGATGAGAGGAGAGGAGGTTTCTTGAGAGacgacgacgaggaagaagaagaggacgaTATAATAATACCGTTCTCAGCTCCGTTGATGAGTTTGAAACCGAAGACAGAAGTTAACTTGTGGAAGAGAAGAACCATGGATCCACCTAAACCACTTCATCTTCAGACCTAA
- the LOC103832054 gene encoding thioredoxin-like protein CDSP32, chloroplastic, giving the protein MATVANFSANRITTVIPRPTSAVSSSSSFVFFDPKPNSLILKQSCVKNPSKRRFSAVKVKAGAAPPGKVGTPAIKDEKVQKIHSGEEFDEALKKAKNKLVVVEFATSKSDQSSKIYPFMVELSRTCNDVDFLLVMGDESEKTRELCRREKIEKVPHFSFYKSMEKIHEEEGIGPDQLMGDVLYYGDSHSAVVQLHGRADVEKLIDENRTGGKLIVLDVGLKHCGPCVKVYPTVLKLSRSMSETVVFARMNGDENDSCMEFLKDMNVIEVPTFLFIRNGDICGRYVGSGKGELIGEILRYSGVRVTY; this is encoded by the exons ATGGCCACCGTCGCTAACTTCTCAGCCAACCGAATCACCACCGTGATTCCACGGCCAACATCCGCcgtttcttcctcctcctcgttCGTATTCTTCGACCCCAAACCCAACTCACTGATCCTAAAACAGAGCTGTGTTAAAAATCCCTCGAAAAGAAGATTCTCAGCCGTGAAGGTCAAGGCCGGTGCGGCGCCACCGGGGAAGGTGGGTACACCGGCAATAAAGGACGAGAAAGTGCAAAAGATTCACAGCGGAGAGGAGTTCGACGAAGCGCTTAAGAAGGCCAAGAACAAGCTTGTGGTTGTGGAGTTTGCCACGAGTAAGAGTGATCAGAGCAGCAAGATATATCCGTTTATGGTGGAGCTGAGCAGGACATGTAACGACGTCGACTTCTTGCTCGTCATGGGTGATGAGTCCGAAAAGACAAGAGAGCTTTGTCGGAGAGAGAAGATCGAGAAAGTTCCTCACTTCAGCTTTTATAAGAGCATGGAGAAAATACACGAGGAAGAAG GTATTGGCCCCGACCAGCTAATGGGGGACGTGTTATACTACGGGGACAGCCACTCGGCGGTGGTGCAGCTACACGGCCGAGCTGATGTGGAGAAGCTTATTGATGAGAACCGTACTGGAGGCAAGCTGATTGTACTCGACGTTGGTCTGAAACACTGTGGGCCATGTGTCAAGGTTTATCCGACGGTGCTGAAGCTGTCCCGGTCGATGTCGGAGACTGTCGTGTTCGCTAGAATGAACGGGGACGAGAACGATAGCTGTATGGAGTTTCTAAAAGACATGAATGTTATCGAAGTGCCCACGTTCTTGTTCATTAGAAACGGTGATATTTGTGGGCGGTATGTTGGTTCCGGTAAAGGAGAACTTATTGGAGAGATTCTCCGGTACTCAGGCGTCCGTGTCACTTATTAA
- the LOC103832055 gene encoding 24-methylenesterol C-methyltransferase 3, which translates to MDSVTLYCTAALVAAGGIYWFVCVLGPAERKGKRALDLSGGSISAENVKDNYNQYWSFFRKPKEIETAEKVPDFVDTFYNLVTDIYEWGWGQSFHFSPSIPGKSDKDATRIHEEMAVDLIKVKPGQKILDAGCGVGGPMRAIAAHSKAHVTGITINDYQVKRAKLHNKKAGLDHLCDVVCGNFLQMPFDDNSFDGAYSIEATCHAPKLEEVYAEIYRVMKPGSLYVSYEWVTTDKYRDEDEEHREVIQGIERGDALPGMRRYSDIAAAARRVGFEVVQEKDLAKPPAKPWWNRLKMGRIAYWRNHVVVVVLSAVGIAPKGTVDVHEMLFKTADYLSRGGETGIFSPMHMILCRKPEKASSE; encoded by the coding sequence ATGGACTCGGTAACGCTCTACTGCACCGCCGCCCTAGTCGCCGCCGGCGGCATCTACTGGTTCGTCTGCGTCTTAGGTCCAGCAGAACGAAAGGGCAAACGAGCCTTAGATCTCTCCGGCGGCTCCATCTCCGCGGAGAACGTCAAAGACAACTACAACCAATACTGGTCGTTCTTCCGCAAACCGAAAGAGATCGAGACCGCCGAGAAAGTCCCCGACTTCGTCGACACGTTCTACAACCTCGTCACGGACATCTACGAGTGGGGATGGGGACAGTCTTTCCACTTCTCCCCTTCCATCCCCGGCAAATCCGACAAGGACGCCACGAGGATCCACGAAGAGATGGCAGTGGATCTCATCAAAGTCAAACCGGGGCAAAAAATCTTAGACGCGGGGTGCGGAGTCGGTGGGCCGATGAGAGCCATCGCGGCCCATTCAAAGGCCCATGTAACCGGAATCACCATCAACGACTACCAAGTGAAACGGGCTAAGCTCCACAATAAAAAAGCGGGCCTGGACCATCTATGCGACGTCGTTTGCGGTAATTTTTTACAAATGCCGTTCGACGATAACTCCTTCGACGGGGCTTACTCGATCGAGGCCACGTGTCACGCTCCCAAGCTGGAGGAAGTGTACGCGGAGATCTACAGGGTGATGAAGCCTGGATCTTTGTACGTTTCGTACGAGTGGGTCACGACGGATAAGTACAGAGACGAAGACGAAGAGCACAGGGAGGTGATCCAAGGGATCGAGAGGGGAGACGCTCTTCCCGGTATGAGAAGGTACTCGGACATCGCTGCGGCGGCGAGGAGAGTCGGGTTCGAGGTCGTGCAAGAGAAGGATTTGGCTAAACCCCCCGCTAAACCGTGGTGGAACAGGCTTAAGATGGGTCGGATTGCGTACTGGAGGAACCATGTTGTGGTTGTGGTTCTGTCTGCTGTTGGGATCGCTCCGAAAGGAACCGTTGATGTTCATGAGATGTTGTTTAAGACAGCTGATTACTTGTCTAGAGGTGGTGAGACTGGTATCTTCTCGCCGATGCATATGATTCTCTGTAGAAAACCAGAGAAAGCTTCTTCTGAAtga
- the LOC103832056 gene encoding plastocyanin → MASVTSATVAFPCFTGLKLAVNSKPTAVSIAAIKSPSKAAPKLSVKSSLKDFGVMAVAAAASIALAGNAMAIEILLGSDDGGLVFVPSDFTVAKGEKIVFKNNAGYPHNVVFDEDEIPSGVDASKISMDEQALLNGAGETYEVTLTEPGSYSFYCVPHQGAGMVGKLTVN, encoded by the coding sequence ATGGCTTCAGTTACATCAGCTACCGTTGCATTCCCATGTTTCACCGGACTCAAACTCGCTGTCAACTCCAAACCCACGGCTGTGTCCATCGCCGCCATCAAATCTCCCTCCAAAGCGGCGCCTAAGCTATCCGTAAAGTCTTCTCTTAAAGATTTTGGCGTCATGGCCGTTGCAGCAGCAGCTTCCATCGCTTTGGCCGGGAATGCGATGGCCATTGAGATACTCTTAGGATCTGACGATGGTGGTCTTGTTTTCGTACCAAGCGACTTCACGGTGGCTAAAGGAGAGAAGATCGTGTTCAAGAACAACGCAGGGTACCCACACAACGTGGTGTTCGACGAAGACGAGATCCCTAGTGGCGTGGACGCGAGCAAGATCTCGATGGACGAGCAAGCGCTTCTCAATGGTGCGGGAGAGACGTACGAGGTTACGTTGACAGAGCCAGGCTCTTACAGTTTCTACTGTGTGCCGCACCAGGGAGCTGGTATGGTCGGAAAGCTCACCGTCAACTAA
- the LOC103832057 gene encoding high mobility group B protein 9, which translates to MSSGNESTPSQGTIETTATSPAKVKEYPEPLASHEDVVKDLSLFWDTLRRFHSILATKFMIPVIGGKELDLHVLYVEVTRRGGYEKVVTEKKWREVGGVFRFSATTTSASFVLRKHYLNLLFHYEQVHLFNARGPLLHPTATFHAKDPSTSKEMALVEYTPPSIGYTSSHAPPSQGSSSFTAIGTIEGKFDCGYLVKVKLGSEILNGVLYHSAQPGPSTPTADPIGAVVPYVEAGRRRRRSGKRRRSRRREDPNYPKPNRSGYNFFFAEKHCKLKSLYPNKEREFTKIIGESWTNLSAEERLVYQKIGLEDKERYQRELNEYREKLRLSAVDETNGRVV; encoded by the exons ATGTCTTCTGGAAATGAATCGACGCCGTCTCAGGGGACGATAGAAACGACTGCCACGTCTCCGGCGAAGGTTAAAGAGTACCCTGAACCTTTGGCTTCACATGAAGATGTTGTGAAAGATCTTTCTCTCTTCTGGGATACTCTCAGGCGGTTTCACTCCATACTGGCCACCAAATTCAT GATTCCTGTGATTGGTGGAAAAGAACTGGACTTGCATGTTTTGTATGTGGAAGTCACGAGGAGGGGAGGTTACGAAAAG GTTGTGACTGAGAAAAAATGGAGGGAAGTTGGAGGAGTGTTTAGATTCTCTGCGACTACAACAAGTGCTTCTTTTGTCTTAAGGAAACATTATCTCAATCTTCTCTTTCATTACGAACAAGTTCATCTCTTCAATGCTCGTGGTCCTCTTCTTCATCCCACAG CTACATTTCATGCCAAGGATCCTTCAACGAGCAAGGAGATGGCTCTCGTCGAATACACTCCTCCAAGCATAGGTTATACTAGTTCTCATGCTCCTCCTTCCCAAG GTTCGTCGAGTTTCACAGCCATAGGTACAATTGAAGGCAAATTCGACTGTGGTTATCTGGTTAAAGTTAAGTTGGGCTCAGAGATTCTTAATGGCGTGCTTTACCACTCAGCCCAGCCCGGCCCATCAACACCAACTGCTGATCCGATAGGTGCCGTTGTACCATACGTGGAAGCTGGTAGGAGACGACGTCGTTCTGGTAAAAGACGCAGAAGCAGGCGCAGAGAAGACCCGAATTACCCGAAACCAAACCGGAGCGGTTACAATTTCTTCTTTGCTGAGAAACATTGCAAGCTCAAGTCTCTTTACCCAAACAAGGAACGAGAGTTTACGAAGATCATAGGCGAGTCATGGACCAATCTGTCAGCTGAGGAACGACTG GTTTACCAGAAGATTGGATTGGAGGACAAGGAGAGGTATCAGAGAGAGTTGAACGAGTACAGAGAAAAGTTAAGGCTCAGTGCTGTTGACGAGACAAACGGCAGGGTTGTCTAG